The Podarcis raffonei isolate rPodRaf1 chromosome 2, rPodRaf1.pri, whole genome shotgun sequence genome window below encodes:
- the ATP5F1B gene encoding ATP synthase subunit beta, mitochondrial: protein MLGFAGRCCASSAASLLRRGARSAPSPLQDLLKLRGGVASAATEARRNYAAQAAPAAKAGVATGRIVAVIGAVVDVQFDDALPPILNALEVQGRDTRLVLEVAQHLGENTVRTIAMDGTEGLVRGQKVLDSGAPIRIPVGPETLGRIMNVIGEPIDERGPITTKQLAAIHAEAPEFVEMSVEQEILVTGIKVVDLLAPYAKGGKIGLFGGAGVGKTVLIMELINNVAKAHGGYSVFAGVGERTREGNDLYHEMIESGVINLKDTTSKVALVYGQMNEPPGARARVALTGLTVAEYFRDQEGQDVLLFIDNIFRFTQAGSEVSALLGRIPSAVGYQPTLATDMGTMQERITTTRKGSITSVQAIYVPADDLTDPAPATTFAHLDATTVLSRAIAELGIYPAVDPLDSTSRIMDPNIVGQEHYDVARGVQKILQDYKSLQDIIAILGMDELSEEDKLTVARARKIQRFLSQPFQVAEVFTGHAGKLVPLKETIKGFQAILAGEYDHLPEQAFYLVGPIEEAVAKAEKLAEEH from the exons ATGTTGGGCTTCGCGGGTCGCTGCTGCGCCTCTTCGGCCGCCTCCCTGCTGCGGCGGGGCGCGCGGAGCGCGCCGAGCCCGCTCCAGGACCTGCTGAAGCTCCGCGGCGGGGTCGCCTCAGCTGCCACCGAGGCCC GCCGGAACTATGCTGCACAGGCGGCTCCTGCAGCTAAAGCTGGAGTTGCCACTGGGCGCATTGTGGCAGTCATTGGTGCTGTGGTGGATGTCCAGTTTGATGATGCCCTGCCACCGATCCTCAATGCCCTTGAGGTGCAAGGCAGAGATACACGGCTGGTGCTGGAGGTAGCACAGCACTTAG GTGAGAATACGGTTCGTACCATTGCTATGGATGGTACTGAAGGCTTGGTGAGAGGCCAGAAGGTTTTGGACTCTGGTGCACCCATCAGAATTCCTGTAGGACCTGAGACCCTTGGCAGAATCATGAATGTGATTGGAGAGCCAATTGATGAAAGAGGCCCAATAACAACCAAACA actTGCTGCTATTCATGCTGAAGCACCAGAGTTTGTTGAGATGAGTGTTGAGCAAGAAATCCTTGTGACTGGCATTAAAGTTGTAGATCTCCTTGCACCATATGCCAAAGGTGGTAAAATTG GGCTGTTCGGTGGTGCTGGTGTCGGCAAGACAGTACTGATCATGGAGCTTATCAACAATGTTGCCAAAGCCCATGGTGGCTACTCAGTGTTTGCTGGTGTTGGGGAAAGAACTCGTGAAGGCAATGACTTGTACCATGAAATGATTGAATCTGGAGTCATCAACTTGAAGGATACCACATCCAAG GTCGCACTTGTTTACGGACAGATGAATGAGCCACCTGGTGCTCGTGCCAGGGTTGCTCTAACTGGGTTGACCGTGGCTGAATATTTCAGGGACCAGGAAGGTCAAGATGTACTGCTCTTCATTGACAACATTTTCCGTTTCACACAAGCTGGATCTGAG GTGTCTGCCTTGCTGGGCAGAATTCCTTCAGCTGTGGGGTACCAGCCTACTCTAGCAACTGATATGGGTACCATGCAAGAGAGAATCACAACAACTCGCAAGGGATCTATCACATCTGTGCAG GCTATTTACGTACCAGCTGATGACTTAACTGATCCAGCCCCTGCGACTACATTTGCCCACTTGGATGCCACCACCGTGTTGTCTCGCGCCATTGCTGAATTGGGCATTTACCCAGCTGTGGACCCTCTTGATTCCACCTCTCGTATCATGGATCCCAATATCGTGGGGCAGGAGCATTATGATGTGGCCCGTGGGGTGCAAAAGATTTTGCAG GACTACAAGTCCCTCCAGGACATCATTGCTATTTTGGGTATGGATGAGTTGTCTGAAGAGGATAAGCTTACCGTGGCTCGTGCCCGTAAAATTCAGAGGTTTCTGTCCCAGCCCTTCCAGGTGGCTGAAGTTTTCACTGGCCATGCAGGCAAGCTGGTACCCCTAAAGGAAACCATCAAGGGCTTCCAAGCGATCCTGGCAG GAGAGTATGACCACCTCCCTGAGCAGGCTTTCTACTTGGTGGGGCCCATTGAGGAAGCTGTGGCAAAGGCTGAGAAGCTGGCTGAAGAGCACTAA
- the ATG101 gene encoding autophagy-related protein 101: MNCRSEVLEISVEGRQIEEAMLAVLHTILLHRSTGKFHYKKEGTYSIGTVGTQDVDCDFIDFTYVRVTSDELDRALRKAVGEFKDALRNSGNDGMGQISLEFYQKKKSRWPFSDECIPWEVWTVKVNVVSLANEQERQICREKVGEKLCEKIINIVEVMNRHEYLPKMPTQSEVDNVFDTGLRDVQPYLYKIAYQITDSLGTSVTTTMRRLIKDTLAL, translated from the exons ATGAACTGCCGTTCAGAGGTACTGGAGATATCAGTGGAGGGGCGCCAGATTGAAGAAGCGATGCTTGCCGTTTTGCACACCATATTGCTCCATCGCAGCACAGGAAAGTTCCACTACAAGAAGGAAGGGACCTACTCCATTGGGACAGTCGGCACACAAGATGTTGACTGCGACTTCATTGATTTTACCTATGTTAGAGTTACTTCTGATGAGCTTGACCGGGCCTTGAGAAAAGCTGTTGGGGAATTCAAG GATGCACTGCGGAACTCGGGCAATGATGGGATGGGCCAGATCTCGCTGGAGTTCTACCAGAAGAAGAAATCACGGTGGCCATTCTCTGACGAGTGTATCCCATGGGAAGTGTGGACGGTCAAAGTGAACGTGGTGAGCCTGGCTAATGAGCAGGAGCGGCAGATCTGTCGCGAGAAGGTTGGTGAGAAGCTCTGTGAGAAGATCATCAACATTGTAGAAGTGATGAACCGACATGAGTACCTGCCCAAGATGCCCACCCAGTCTGAGGTGGACAATGTCTTTGATACGGGGCTGCGGGATGTCCAGCCCTACCTGTACAAGATTGCTTACCAGATCACTGACTCACTTGGAACCTCTGTCACTACAACCATGCGGCGCCTCATCAAGGATACCCTGGCACTCTGA